The following proteins are co-located in the Leishmania panamensis strain MHOM/PA/94/PSC-1 chromosome 26 sequence genome:
- a CDS encoding brix domain containing-like protein (TriTrypDB/GeneDB-style sysID: LpmP.26.0030), with translation MSTVGDFKRRTAKSSTTRRALKQYEPKVIENPKRVLFLKGASLTDVVSHAMVDLMAITKPYCKKLAKKNAFFPFEGRQHLEFLGFKNDCSLFCFGSSNKKRPNNITIGRQFNFHVLDMVELGIVAADRLDMSQTVGIDAGSAGGKPFFVFEGSEFASDPAFLRLKSLLIDYFRGGNEIVINLDGCDRVLFFSLRSQNGEDACVAPSTDCYTNKPPSEKGNAVLCMRHYALKKPSATAGAPKTLKNIQLFDVGPNFDFEIRRISFATPQEFKVACRIPRETLATLRSTAGNVHADGLNNLRGQLHVGKQDMHELNLRRFKAHRRGMAAGVAENEEGSTETAKQPRRRARVEAEVGDPRPETDI, from the coding sequence ATGTCAACTGTTGGCGACTTTAAGCGACGCACAGCCAAAAGCTCAACCACGCGGCGCGCATTAAAGCAATACGAGCCCAAAGTGATCGAGAACCCGAAGCGGGTGCTTTTCTTGAAGGGTGCATCCTTGACCGATGTAGTGTCGCATGCAATGGTGGACCTGATGGCCATCACGAAGCCGTACTGCAAGAAGTTAGCCAAGAAGAACGCCTTCTTTCCGTTTGAGGGGCGGCAGCACCTTGAGTTTCTCGGCTTCAAAAACGACTGCTCGCTGTTCTGCTTTGGTTCCAGCAACAAGAAGCGACCCAATAACATCACGATTGGGCGCCAGTTCAACTTTCACGTGCTTGACATGGTAGAGCTTGGCATTGTTGCGGCGGACCGGCTAGATATGTCGCAGACGGTAGGCATCGATGCTGGCTCTGCGGGTGGAAAGCCATTTTTCGTCTTTGAAGGCAGCGAATTCGCCTCTGATCCTGCATTCCTGCGACTGAAAAGTCTTCTGATAGACTACTTTCGTGGCGGCAACGAAATCGTGATTAACCTGGACGGCTGTGATCGcgtcctcttcttttctctgcgctCGCAGAACGGCGAGGacgcgtgtgtggcgccGTCCACGGACTGCTACACAAACAAGCCTCCTAGTGAAAAGGGCAATGCGGTCCTCTGCATGCGCCATTACGCACTCAAGAAGCCATCGGCCACCGCAGGGGCCCCAAAGACCCTTAAAAATATTCAGCTCTTCGACGTCGGACCTAACTTCGATTTTGAGATCCGCCGCATCTCCTTTGCTACACCGCAGGAGTTCAAGGTTGCTTGCCGCATACCCCGGGAGACGCTCGCTACGCTGCGGTCGACCGCAGGCAACGTGCACGCGGACGGCCTCAATAACCTTCGAGGCCAGCTACACGTGGGCAAACAAGACATGCATGAGCTCAACCTCCGCCGCTTCAAGGCACACCGTCGAGGCATGGCCGCTGGTGTGGCTGAGAATGAAGAGGGCTCTACTGAAACAGCCAAACAACCCCGGCGCAGGGCTCGCGTCGAGGCAGAAGTAGGGGATCCTCGCCCGGAGACAGACATATAA
- a CDS encoding Lsm7p protein, putative (TriTrypDB/GeneDB-style sysID: LpmP.26.0020), producing MHRPARLMSAELAHILKKKEGILSLEKYLDRKVVVSQKGQEVHGVLKGFDNNVNLVLADAELWHGDTHIRTIGACVVRGGPVSIILSGDTTSIANPFA from the coding sequence ATGCATCGTCCTGCACGGCTCATGTCTGCAGAGCTCGCGCACATTCtcaaaaaaaaggagggcaTTTTGTCCTTGGAAAAGTACCTCGATCGTAAAGTCGTGGTTTCCCAGAAAGGTCAGGAGGTGCACGGCGTACTAAAAGGCTTCGACAATAATGTGAACTTGGTACTTGCTGATGCAGAGTTGTGGCATGGCGACACACACATCCGCACGATTGGCGCCTGTGTCGTGCGCGGCGGCCCCGTAAGCATCATCCTCTCTGGGGACACGACTAGCATTGCAAACCCCTTTGCCTAG
- a CDS encoding hypothetical protein (TriTrypDB/GeneDB-style sysID: LpmP.26.0010), protein MFQLYPLPMTEIATLDTIVFQLLSKDVREEYLKPGVRWKSQFGTQIIYLGVQGGIPLSAEKDLTSAPLTETEMRNAFDAPRCSSFVSRIFPGLHTILQFLHSKVSVVEVDVRHTLRVTCKKKFGGPAVFYERSAPTRDAVLNEEEFSAKGYYDEQRVTTEVFLPPADKRPKAAYTLFRIQAVDPTKASCGPHKTIQVCRTHKGIEASIEYYKGSVDYVRVEERHVLKLLSCEAEIHVVKVEEYGARVPKKPKPVRVELRNPALSETASPRQHKLAWASFLALSVRLNEYLEIFSMTM, encoded by the coding sequence ATGTTCCAGCTGTACCCGTTGCCAATGACTGAGATAGCGACACTCGACACTATAGTGTTTCAGCTCCTATCGAAGGACGTCCGGGAAGAATACTTAAAACCGGGTGTTCGGTGGAAGTCGCAGTTTGGCACACAGATCATTTACTTAGGCGTCCAGGGTGGGATTCCTCTTTCGGCGGAGAAGGACCTCACGTCTGCACCGCTCACTGAGACAGAGATGAGGAACGCCTTTGATGCACCGAGATGCTCCTCCTTCGTGTCTAGAATCTTCCCGGGCCTTCACACTATTCTGCAATTTCTCCATAGTAAAGTCAGTGTTGTGGAGGTAGACGTGCGGCACACGCTTCGCGTAACCTGTAAAAAGAAGTTTGGCGGCCCCGCCGTCTTCTACGAACGAAGTGCACCAACGCGCGACGCTGTCCTAAATGAGGAGGAGTTCTCGGCAAAGGGGTACTACGACGAGCAGCGAGTCACTACGGAGGTCTTTCTTCCTCCAGCGGATAAACGACCAAAGGCTGCCTACACGCTCTTTCGAATCCAAGCTGTCGATCCCACAAAAGCGTCGTGTGGGCCTCACAAAACTATTCAAGTGTGTCGCACTCACAAAGGCATTGAGGCGTCTATTGAGTATTATAAGGGGTCTGTGGACTACGTGCGAGTTGAGGAGCGTCACGTGCTAAAGCTCCTCAGCTGTGAGGCGGAGATCCACGTTGTTAAGGTGGAGGAATACGGTGCAAGGGTGCCAAAGAAGCCGAAGCCAGTGCGGGTGGAACTTCGAAACCCAGCGCTATCCGAAACTGCGTCCCCAAGGCAACACAAACTCGCATGGGCATCCTTTTTGGCCCTCTCAGTTCGACTCAACGAGTATCTGGAAATCTTTTCGATGACAATGTAG